In one Salvelinus sp. IW2-2015 linkage group LG26, ASM291031v2, whole genome shotgun sequence genomic region, the following are encoded:
- the cnot1 gene encoding CCR4-NOT transcription complex subunit 1 isoform X5, producing MNLDSLSLALSQISYLVDNLTKKNYRASQQEIQHIVNRHGPEADRHLLRCLFSHVDFSGDGKSSGKDFHQFLIQECVSLISKPNFISTLCYAIDNPLHYQKSLKPSAHLFTQLSKVLKLSKVQEVIFGLALLNSCNADLRGFAAQFVKQKLPDLLRSYVDADLGVNQEGGFQDIAIEVLHLLLSHLLFGQKGASGVGQEQIDAFLKTLCRDFPQARCPVVLAPLLYPEKRDILMDRILPDSGELAKTMMESSLAEFMQEVGYGFCASLDECRNIILQYGVREVTASQVARVLGMMARTHSGLSDGIPLQSISAPGSGIWSDGKDKSDGSQAHTWNVEVLIDVVKEVNPNLNFKEVTYELDHPGFMIRDSKGLQMVVYGIQRGLGMEVFPVDLIYRPWKHAEGQLSFIQHSLMSPDVFCFADYPCHTVAIDILKAPPEDDNREIATWKSLDLVESLLRLSEVGQYEQVKQLFSFPIKHCPDMLVLALLQISTSWHTLRHELISTLMPIFLGNHPNSAIILHYAWHGQGQSPSIRQLIMHSMAEWYMRGEQYDQAKLSRILDVAQDLKSLSMLLNGTPFAFVIDLAALASRREYLKLDKWLTDKIREHGVGGEPFIQACVTFLKRRCPSIMGGLAPEKDQPKSAQLPPETMATMLGCLQSCAGSVSQELSETILTMVANCSNVMNKARQPPPGVMPKGRAPSTSSLDAISPVQVSVSPLQMDPLTAMGSLNLSSSATSHTQSMQGFPTPLSSAFSNPQSPAKAFPPLSNPNPSTPFGGIGSLSSQLGNTGPLGSGIGSGLGMPAVSSDPFGTRKMSTPGLNPTTFQQTDLSQVWPEANQHFSKEIDDEANSYFQRIYNHPPHPTMSVDEVLEMLQRFKDSTIKREREVFNCMLRNLFEEYRFFPQYPDKELHITACLFGGIIEKGLVTYMALGLALRYVLEALRKPFGSKMYYFGIAALDRFKNRLKDYPQYCQHLASIGHFLQFPLTLQECVQYIEYGQQSRDPPVKMQGSITTPGSLALAQAQAQSQPPKAPQPGQPSTLVTTATTTTTVAKTTTITRPTPGSFKKDVPPSINTTNIDTLLVATDQTERIVEPPENVQEKIAFIFNNLSQSNMTQKVEELKETVKEEFMPWVSQYLVMKRVSIEPNFHSLYSNFLDTLKNPEFVKMVLNETYRNIKVLLTSDKAAANFSDRSLLKNLGHWLGMITLAKNKPILYTDLEVKSLLLEAYVKGQQELLYVVPFVAKVLESSLRSVIFRPQNPWTMAIMNVLAELHTEHDLKLNLKFEIEVLCKNLSLDINDLKPGTLLKDKDKLKSLEEQLSAPKKEAKPPEEMIPIVSTGIQHFQTGMPLVGDFLPFAAAPSTPAPTTACSATGPPTPQFSYHDINVYALAGLAPHINININIPLLQAHPQLKQCVRQSIERAVQELVHPVVDRSIKIAMTTCEQIVRKDFALDSEESRMRVAAHHMMRNLTAGMAMITCREPLLMSIATNLKNSFAAALRAPTPQQREMMEEAAARVAQDNCELACCFIQKTAVEKAGPEMDKRLATEFELRKHARQEGRRYCDPVVLTYQAERMPEQIRLKVGGVDPKQLAVYEEFARNVPGFLPSNDLSQPTGFLAQPMKQQAWATDDVAQIYDKCMADLEQHLHAIPPALAMNPQTQALRSLLEAVALARNSRDGIAALGLLQKAVEGLLDATSGADADLLLRYRECHLLVLKALQDGRAYGPLWCNKQITRCLIECRDEYKYNVEAVELLIRNHLVNMQQYDLHLAQSMENGLHYMAVAFAMQLVKLLLVDERSVSHITEADLFHTIETLMRTSAHSRANAPEGLPQLMDVVRSNYEAMIDRAHGGPNFMMHSGISQASEYDDPPGLREKAEYLLREWVNLYHSAAAGRDSTKAFSAFVGQMHQQGILKTDDLITRFFRLCTEMCVEISYRAQAEQQHNPAASAAIIRAKCYHNLDAFVRLIALLVKHSGEATNTVTKINLLNKVLGIVVGVLIQDHDVRQTEFQQLPYHRIFIMLLLELNAPEHVLETINFQTLTAFCNTFHILRPTKAPGFVYAWLELISHRIFIARMLAHTPQQKGWPMYAQLLIDLFKYLAPFLRNVELNKPMQILYKGTLRVLLVLLHDFPEFLCDYHYGFCDVIPPNCIQLRNLILSAFPRNMRLPDPFTPNLKVDMLSEINIAPRILTNFTGVMPSQFKKDLDSYLKTRSPVTFLSELRSNLQVGGATLGPWKYLQHNDTSLEQVSNEPGNRYNIQLINALVLYVGTQAIAHIHNKGSTPSMSTITHSAHMDIFQNLAVDLDTEGRYLFLNAIANQLRYPNSHTHYFSCTMLYLFAEANTEAIQEQITRVLLERLIVNRPHPWGLLITFIELIKNPAFKFWSHDFVHCAPEIEKLFQSVAQCCMGQKQAQQVMEGTGAS from the exons ATGAATCTTGACTCGCTCTCGCTGGCTTTGTCTCAAATCAGCTACCTGGTGGACAATTTAACAAAGAAAAACtacagagccagccagcaggaaaTACAGCAT ATTGTGAATCGTCACGGCCCTGAGGCGGACAGGCATTTATTACGCTGTCTCTTCTCCCATGTGGATTTCAGTGGTGATGGTAAAAGCAGTGGCAAAGATTTTCATCAG TTTCTGATCCAGGAGTGTGTTTCACTGATTTCAAAGCCTAATTTTATTTCAACACTTTGCTACGCCATCGACAATCCTTTGCACTACCAGAAG AGTTTGAAGCCGTCGGCCCACTTGTTTACTCAGTTGAGTAAAGTTCTCAAGCTAAGCAAGGTTCAAGAA GTGATATTTGGCCTTGCTTTGCTCAATTCGTGCAACGCAGACCTTCGTGGTTTTG CCGCGCAGTTCGTCAAACAAAAGCTCCCTGATCTCCTCCGCTCGTACGTGGACGCGGACCTTGGCGTTAACCAGGAAGGTGGCTTCCAAGATATTGCCATAGAGGTCCTGCACCTGCTCCTCTCCCATCTTCTGTTTGGCCAGAAGGGAGCCAGTGGCGTCGGACAAGAGCAGATTGACGCTTTCCTCAAGACACTGTGCAGAG atttCCCGCAGGCGCGCTGCCCTGTGGTGCTTGCACCGCTGCTGTACCCTGAAAAACGGGACATTCTGATGGACAGGATTCTGCCAGACTCGGGAGAGTTAGCCAAGACCATGATGGAGAGTTCTCTTGCAGAGTTCATGCAGGAAGTTGGCTATGGCTTTTGTGCAAG TCTTGATGAATGCCGCAACATAATTCTGCAGTATGGGGTGCGAGAGGTTACTGCCAGCCAGGTGGCCAGGGTCCTGGGGATGATGGCTCGTACCCACTCTGGCTTGTCTGATGGAATCCCCCTACAG TCCATCTCTGCTCCGGGCAGTGGCATTTGGAGTGATGGAAAGGACAAAAGTGATGGTTCTCAGGCCCACACTTGGAATGTAGAAGTTCTGATTGACGTGGTCAAAGAAGTT AACCCCAATCTGAACTTCAAAGAGGTGACCTACGAGCTCGATCACCCTGGCTTTATGATCCGGGACAGTAAGGGACTTCAGATGGTGGTGTATGGGATCCAGAGGGGCCTGGGCATGGAGGTGTTCCCTGTCGACCTCATCTATCGGCCCTGGAAGCATGCTGAGGGACAG CTGTCATTCATTCAGCACTCCCTCATGAGCCCAGATGTGTTCTGCTTCGCTGACTACCCCTGCCACACCGTAGCCATCGACATACTGAAGGCGCCACCCGAGGACGATAACAGGGAGATAGCCACCTG GAAGAGCCTGGACCTGGTGGAGAGCCTCCTGCGCCTCTCTGAGGTGGGTCAGTACGAGCAGGTGAAGCAGCTCTTCAGTTTCCCCATCAAGCACTGTCCTGACATGCTGGTGCTGGCGCTGCTGCAGATCAGCACCTCCTGGCACACCCTGCGCCACGAGCTCATCTCCACCCTCATGCCCATCTTCCTGGGCAACCATCCCAACTCTGCCATCATCTTGCACTACGCGTGGCACGGACAGGGCCAGTCCCCCTCTATCCGTCAGCTGATCATGCACTCGATGGCAGAGTGGTACATGAGAGGAGAGCAGTACGACCAGGCCAAGCTGTCCCGCATCCTGGATGTGGCCCAGGACTTGAAG tctctttcaATGCTGCTAAATGGTACTCCATTTGCCTTTGTTATTGACCTTGCTGCACTTGCCTCTCGCCGTGAATACCTCAAACTTGACAAATGGCTGACTGACAAAATCCGAGAGCACGGGGTGGGTGGC GAGCCCTTCATCCAGGCATGTGTAACGTTCCTGAAGAGACGCTGTCCCTCTATTATGGGTGGTCTGGCCCCAGAGAAGGACCAGCCCAAAAGCGCCCAGCTCCCCCCGGAAACGATGGCTACCATGCTGGGCTGTCTGCAGTCCTGTGCAGG GAGTGTGTCTCAAGAGCTCTCTGAGACTATCTTGACCATGGTTGCCAACTGTAGCAACGTCATGAACAAAGCCCGCCAGCCACCACCGGGGGTCATGCCAAAGGGACGTGCTCCCAGCACCAGCAGCCTAGACGCCATTTCCCCTGTGCAGGTATCGGTGTCTCCTCTCCAG ATGGATCCCCTGACAGCCATGGGTTCGCTGAACCTGAGCAGCTCTGccacctctcacacacagagcATGCAGGGCTTCCCTACCCCGCTGAGCTCTGCCTTCAGCAACCCCCAGTCCCCAGCTAAGGCCTTCCCTCCACTGTCCAACCCCAACCCCAGCACACCATTTGGGGGGATTGGAAGCCTCTCTTCACAGCTAGGTAACACAG GTCCGCTGGGATCAGGCATTGGTTCTGGTCTTGGAATGCCAGCGGTGAGCAGCGATCCGTTTGGGACGAGGAAGATGAGCACACCGGGCCTGAATCCGACCACCTTTCAGCAGA CTGACCTATCTCAGGTGTGGCCCGAGGCTAACCAGCACTTTAGTAAGGAGATTGACGATGAGGCTAACAGTTACTTCCAGCGCATCTACAatcaccccccacaccccaccaTGTCTGTGGATGAG gtgctggagatgttgcagAGGTTCAAGGACTCCACCATCAAGCGAGAGCGGGAGGTCTTTAACtgtatgctgaggaacttgtTTGAGGAGTACCGCTTCTTCCCCCAGTACCCTGACAAGGAGCTGCACATCACCGCCTGCCTGTTCGGGGGGATCATCGAGAAGGGTCTTGTCACCTACATGGCCCTTGGGCTGGCCCTCAGATATGTCCTTGAAGCCTTAAGGAAGCCATTTGGATCCAAAATGTATTACTTTGGAATCGCTGCTCTAGATAGATTCAAAAATAG GCTGAAGGACTATCCCCAATATTGTCAGCATTTGGCCTCGATCGGCCACTTTCTGCAATTCCCCCTTACTTTACAAGA GTGTGTGCAGTATATAGAGTATGGCCAACAGTCACGGGATCCTCCAGTGAAGATGCAAGGATCCATCACCACCCCTGGGAGCCTGGCGTTGGCTCAAGCTCAGGCCCAGTCTCAGCCTCCCAAAGCCCCCCAGCCTGGACAGCCCAGCACACTGGTCACCAcagctaccaccaccaccactgtcgCCAAAACCACTACCATCACACGACCTACCCCTGGCAGCTTCAAGAAGGATGTGCCG CCCTCCATCAACACCACAAACATTGACACTCTGCTAGTAGCAACAGACCAAACCGAGAGGATTGTGGAACCCCCAGAAAATGTTCAAGAGAAAATTGCTTTCATCTTCAATAACCTGTCACAATCCAACATGACACAGAAG GTTGAGGAGTTAAAGGAAACTGTGAAAGAGGAGTTTATGCCCTGGGTCTCCCAGTATCTGGTCATGAAGAGGGTCAGCATCGAGCCCAACTTCCACAGCCTATACTCCAACTTTCTAGACACTCTGAAGAACCCTGAGTTTGTCAAAATGGTCCTGAATGAAACTTACAGAAACATCAAG GTTCTCCTTACCTCTGATAAGGCAGCTGCAAACTTCTCTGATCGATCCCTACTGAAGAATTTGGGCCACTGGCTTGGCATGATCACTCTGGCAAAAAACAAGCCCATCCTCTACACG gATTTGGAGGTAAAATCCCTCTTGTTGGAAGCCTATGTCAAGGGGCAGCAGGAGCTACTGTATGTGGTCCCGTTTGTGGCCAAAGTCCTGGAATCCAGTTTGCGTAGCGTG ATCTTCCGACCTCAGAATCCCTGGACCATGGCCATCATGAATGTTCTGGCAGAGTTGCATACGGAACATGATCTGAAG CTGAACTTAAAGTTTGAGATTGAGGTGCTGTGTAAGAACTTATCACTGGACATCAATGACCTGAAGCCTGGCACCCTGCTGAAAGACAAAGACAAGTTGAAGAGTCTGGAGGAGCAGCTCTCTGCACCAAAGAAAGAGGCCAAGCCCCCTGAAGAAATGATCCCTATTGTTAGCACAGGTATCCAGCACTTTCAAACTGGGATGCCCCTTGTCG GAGACTTTCTTCCATTTGCAGCTGCACCATCCACTCCCGCCCCAACCACCGCTTGCTCAGCTACTGGGCCCCCTACCCCGCAGTTTAGCTATCATGACATCAATGTGTACGCCCTTGCAGGGCTAGCCCCTCACATCAATATCAACATCAAC ATCCCCTTGCTTCAAGCCCACCCTCAGCTCAAGCAGTGTGTGAGACAGTCCATTGAGCGGGCCGTGCAAGAGCTCGTCCACCCCGTAGTGGACCGCTCCATCAAGATCGCCATGACAACCTGCGAGCAGATCGTCAGGAAGGACTTTGCTCTGGACTCGGAGGAGTCGCGCATGCGTGTGGCAGCTCATCATATGATGCGCAACCTGACTGCCGGCATGGCCATGATCACCTGCCGGGAGCCCCTGCTCATGAGCATCGCCACCAACCTGAAGAACAGCTTTGCTGCTGCCCTCAGG GCCCCCACCCCCcagcagagagagatgatggaggagGCTGCTGCCAGGGTCGCCCAGGACAACTGTGAGCTGGCCTGCTGCTTCATCCAGaagactgcagtggagaaggctGGCCCAGAGATGGACAAGAGGCTGGCAACG GAGTTTGAGCTGAGGAAGCATGCCCGTCAGGAGGGCCGTCGCTACTGTGACCCCGTTGTGCTGACCTACCAGGCCGAGCGCATGCCAGAGCAGATCAGACTCAAG GTTGGAGGCGTAGACCCCAAACAGCTGGCAGTGTATGAGGAGTTTGCCCGGAATGTTCCAGGCTTCCTACCCAGCAACGACCTGTCTCAGCCCACAGGATTCCTTGCCCAACCCATGAAG caacaggcaTGGGCCACGGATGACGTTGCTCAGATCTATGACAAGTGCATGGCAGACCTGGAGCAGCACCTCCACGCCATCCCTCCCGCGCTGGCCATGAACCCTCAGACCCAGGCTTTGCGCAGCCTGCTGGAGGCCGTGGCCCTAGCCAGGAACTCCCGGGACGGCATCGCCGCTCTGGGCCTGCTGCAGAAG GCTGTGGAGGGTCTGCTGGATGCTACCAGTGGTGCCGATGCTGACTTGCTTCTGCGGTATAGAGAGTGCCACCTGCTGGTGCTCAAAGCCCTCCAGGACGGCCGGGCATACGGGCCACTGTGGTGCAACAAGCAGATTACCAG GTGCCTGATTGAGTGCCGTGATGAGTACAAGTACAACGTGGAGGCTGTGGAGCTGCTGATCAGAAACCACCTGGTCAACATGCAGCAGTATGACCTGCACCTGGCACAG TCTATGGAGAATGGGCTGCACTACATGGCGGTGGCGTTTGCCATGCAGCTGGTGAAGCTGCTGTTGGTGGATGAGCGCAGTGTGAGCCACATTACCGAGGCAGACTTGTTCCACACTATCGAGACTCTGATGCGAACCAGCGCCCACTCCAGGGCCAACGCACCTGAGGG GCTTCCTCAGCTGATGGACGTGGTCCGTTCCAACTACGAGGCCATGATCGACCGGGCCCACGGAGGACCCAACTTTATGATGCACTCTGGCATCTCCCAGGCATCCGAGTACGACGACCCGCCGGGCCTGAGGGAGAAGGCTGAGTACCTGCTGAGGGAATGGGTCAACCTGTACCATTCTGCAGCCGCCGGCCGGGACAGCACCAAGGCCTTCTCTGCCtttgtgggacag ATGCACCAGCAGGGCATTCTGAAGACCGATGACCTGATCACTCGTTTCTTCCGGCTGTGCACGGAGATGTGTGTGGAGATCAGCTACCGTGCGcaggccgagcagcagcacaacccCGCGGCCAGCGCCGCCATCATCAGGGCCAAGTGTTACCACAACCTGGACGCCTTTGTGCGCCTCATCGCCCTGCTGGTCAAGCACTCCGGAGAGGCCACCAACACTGTCACCAAGATCAACCTGCTCAACAAG GTTCTAGGTATTGTGGTTGGAGTGTTGATCCAGGACCATGATGTGAGACAGACTGAGTTCCAGCAGTTGCCTTACCACCGCATCTTCATCATGCTGTTGCTCGAGCTCAATGCCCCCGAGCACGTGCTCGAGACCATCAACTTCCAGACCCTCACCGCCTTCTG CAACACTTTCCACATCCTGAGGCCTACCAAAGCCCCTGGCTTTGTTTACGCTTGGCTGGAGTTGATCTCTCACCGTATCTTCATCGCCAGGATGCTGGCGCACACCCCACAGCAGAAG GGTTGGCCCATGTATGCGCAACTTCTCATTGATCTGTTCAAGTACCTGGCGCCCTTCCTGAGGAATGTTGAGCTTAACAAACCTATGCAAATCCTCTACAAG GGTACCCTGCGCGTCCTTCTGGTCCTACTGCATGACTTCCCAGAGTTCCTGTGCGACTACCACTACGGCTTCTGCGACGTCATCCCGCCCAACTGCATCCAGCTCCGCAACCTGATTCTGAGTGCCTTCCCACGCAACATGAGGCTTCCAGACCCCTTCACTCCCAATCTGAAG GTTGACATGCTCAGCGAGATCAACATCGCTCCGCGCATCCTCACAAACTTCACCGGAGTGATGCCCTCTCAGTTCAAGAAGGATCTGGACTCGTACCTGAAGACACGCTCCCCCGTCACCTTCCTCTCTGAGCTCCGCAGCAATCTGCAGGTAGGGGGCGCCACTCTGGGTCCCTGGAAGTATTTGCAGCACAACGACACATCTTTAGAACAG GTGTCAAATGAGCCAGGCAACCGTTACAACATCCAGCTGATCAACGCTCTGGTGCTGTATGTGGGAACCCAGGCCATCGCACACATCCACAACAAGGGCAGCACCCCCTCCATGAGCACCATCACTCACTCAGCCCACATGGACATCTTCCAGAACCTGGCTGTGGACCTGGACACTGAGG GGCGTTATCTCTTCCTGAATGCCATTGCCAATCAGCTGCGCTACCCAAACAGCCACACCCATTACTTCAGCTGCACCATGCTGTACCTGTTTGCTGAGGCCAACACTGAGGCAATCCAGGAGCAGATTACCAG GGTTCTTCTGGAGAGGCTGATTGTGAACAGGCCTCATCCCTGGGGACTGCTCATCACCTTCATCGAGCTCATCAAGAATCCCGCCTTTAAGTTCTGGAGCCACGACTTTGTACACTGTGCCCCGGAGATCGAGAA gttgttCCAGTCAGTGGCTCAGTGCTGCATGGGGCAAAAGCAGGCTCAGCAGGTGATGGAGGGCACTGGtgccagttag